From one Thermatribacter velox genomic stretch:
- a CDS encoding FGGY-family carbohydrate kinase, with product MKDFILAVDAGTSSLKAVVFDFEGREIVSVSKDYPTRFSAPGEVEQDPDSWWDALVFCLHRLWDKGIVPQSIAGVCVTGQMELCLPLDLNYKPLYPAILCSDMRAQQEMDLVAESIGWENFWAYTGNFPRASMTVAKILWLKKHLPDVYRATRVVVNSSKDYLLFCLAGVQVTDPTSASTTGILNIRKRTWEGEILKAAGISVSLLPPVLASTEEVGSVTPEAARATGLLTGCPVFNGAGDAGASSLGAGVFDPSRAYCYLGTTGWVATVDNSLPVKPRKGLFILCDPDPQYYILVAPLLNAGRAYRWAIEALGYEKEGGYARAEEELKTVPPGSGGVIFLPYLQGERSPFFDPHARGVFFGLSETTGRAEMVRAVLEGVSFAIRQLIALLKSRDNGEKLSFLTLIGGGSRSTVWPQILADVCGVDVAVSERGAGATCFGTFLIALSGYRGFLDQSLVNGILGESRVYKPSWEAQSVYEVLFPLYEKLYPLLKDTFKERAELGF from the coding sequence ATGAAAGATTTTATTTTGGCTGTTGATGCTGGAACGAGTAGTCTCAAAGCAGTGGTTTTTGATTTTGAAGGGAGAGAAATAGTATCGGTGAGCAAGGATTATCCCACCCGCTTTTCTGCTCCAGGCGAAGTTGAGCAGGATCCGGATAGCTGGTGGGATGCTCTGGTGTTTTGCTTGCATCGTCTCTGGGACAAGGGCATTGTTCCACAAAGTATTGCCGGAGTTTGTGTTACCGGACAAATGGAACTTTGTCTCCCCCTGGATTTGAATTATAAACCCCTTTACCCGGCAATCCTTTGTTCTGATATGCGAGCCCAGCAGGAAATGGATTTGGTGGCTGAAAGTATTGGTTGGGAAAACTTCTGGGCATACACAGGTAATTTTCCCCGTGCTTCAATGACTGTTGCTAAAATTTTATGGCTCAAAAAGCACCTTCCCGATGTGTATCGTGCAACCCGGGTTGTGGTAAACAGTTCCAAAGATTATTTGCTCTTTTGTCTTGCAGGGGTACAAGTTACTGACCCTACCAGTGCTTCGACCACCGGCATACTAAATATTCGAAAACGAACCTGGGAAGGCGAAATACTCAAAGCGGCTGGCATTTCGGTTTCCCTTTTACCACCGGTTCTTGCTTCGACGGAAGAAGTGGGTTCCGTAACTCCTGAAGCTGCACGGGCTACCGGCTTGCTGACTGGTTGTCCAGTGTTTAACGGGGCTGGTGATGCTGGAGCCTCAAGCCTGGGGGCTGGCGTTTTCGATCCTTCAAGGGCCTATTGTTACTTGGGCACCACAGGTTGGGTGGCTACCGTAGATAATTCTTTACCCGTAAAACCCCGAAAAGGGCTTTTCATACTCTGCGATCCGGATCCGCAGTATTATATACTGGTTGCTCCTCTTTTGAATGCGGGCCGGGCCTATCGCTGGGCGATTGAAGCTCTGGGTTATGAGAAAGAGGGAGGCTATGCTCGGGCAGAAGAAGAACTTAAAACGGTTCCCCCGGGAAGTGGAGGAGTTATCTTTCTTCCTTATCTTCAGGGAGAGCGTAGTCCGTTTTTTGATCCGCATGCTCGTGGGGTCTTTTTTGGGCTTTCCGAGACAACCGGGAGAGCGGAAATGGTGCGTGCTGTTCTTGAGGGAGTATCCTTTGCTATTCGTCAGCTTATTGCTCTTCTGAAGAGTCGGGATAATGGAGAAAAACTAAGCTTTCTTACCCTTATTGGTGGAGGTAGTCGTAGTACAGTTTGGCCTCAAATTCTTGCTGATGTTTGCGGTGTGGATGTTGCGGTTTCTGAACGAGGAGCTGGTGCTACCTGCTTTGGCACCTTTCTGATCGCTCTTTCTGGTTATCGTGGTTTTCTGGACCAATCACTGGTTAATGGAATCCTTGGTGAAAGCCGGGTGTATAAACCTTCCTGGGAAGCGCAATCAGTGTATGAGGTGCTTTTCCCGCTTTATGAAAAGCTGTATCCTCTCCTGAAAGATACTTTTAAAGAGCGGGCTGAGCTTGGTTTTTGA
- a CDS encoding LacI family DNA-binding transcriptional regulator: MITLVRPTLKEIARRSGVSIATVSRVLNDTDNVREQVKEKVWRVAKELGYRPPRSFRKRVGKSKVIALMITDIANPFFPEIVHGVEDAVFEHGFSVSLWNTREDPQREEHYLRTLHKENVKGIIFGASRIKEEYIKSTFEKGIPCVTINRIVEGIPHVVADYEEGAYLATRYLLYLGHDRIALINGPANAQTSKWREKGFRKAFTEQNKEIDERLLSFNPPLIEGGYVTALRLLKKEMQPSAIFAYNDLVALGAMKAIKESGLSLPRDISLIGYDNIFLCAFLDPPLTTVEQPKYLMGRLAADMLFRMIERGSVAKKSVRLKPQLIIRGSCGVRG, translated from the coding sequence GTGATCACTTTGGTGCGGCCTACTTTGAAAGAGATAGCCCGTAGAAGCGGAGTTTCGATAGCCACCGTCTCGCGAGTGCTGAATGATACTGATAACGTGCGAGAACAAGTGAAAGAAAAAGTTTGGAGAGTGGCAAAAGAACTTGGGTATCGACCTCCCCGTTCATTTAGAAAGCGAGTAGGCAAAAGCAAAGTCATTGCCTTGATGATTACTGACATCGCTAATCCCTTCTTCCCTGAGATAGTGCATGGAGTAGAGGATGCTGTTTTTGAGCACGGCTTCAGTGTTAGCCTCTGGAATACTCGTGAGGACCCCCAACGAGAAGAGCATTATTTGAGGACTCTTCACAAAGAAAATGTTAAAGGCATTATTTTTGGCGCTTCAAGAATTAAAGAGGAGTATATTAAGAGTACTTTTGAAAAGGGTATTCCATGTGTAACCATAAATCGGATAGTAGAGGGTATTCCTCATGTTGTTGCGGATTATGAAGAGGGTGCCTATCTGGCCACCCGTTACCTCTTGTATTTGGGTCACGACCGTATTGCTTTGATTAATGGCCCGGCTAATGCCCAAACCAGCAAGTGGCGTGAAAAGGGTTTTCGAAAAGCATTTACTGAGCAGAACAAGGAGATTGATGAGCGACTTTTGAGCTTTAACCCACCCCTCATTGAGGGTGGATATGTTACTGCCTTGCGTCTTTTAAAAAAGGAGATGCAGCCTTCAGCTATTTTTGCTTATAACGATTTAGTAGCACTTGGTGCTATGAAAGCTATAAAGGAGAGTGGCCTTTCTCTGCCTCGGGATATTTCTCTCATAGGGTATGATAACATTTTTCTCTGTGCTTTTCTTGACCCTCCACTCACCACGGTTGAACAACCCAAGTATTTGATGGGCAGATTGGCTGCTGATATGCTCTTCAGGATGATTGAACGTGGTAGTGTTGCGAAAAAGAGCGTGCGCCTTAAGCCCCAGCTGATTATTCGTGGTTCCTGTGGAGTGAGAGGCTAA
- a CDS encoding sugar ABC transporter ATP-binding protein — protein sequence MSVLLELHEVTKVFPGVVALDAVSLEVRAGEIHALIGENGAGKSTLVKIVSGVHPPDKGFLRWRGEKVVFSHPSQAQKQGIFAIHQQRQLVPFFSGYENLFVGRVYPRKKGVVSWREVKSTAESLKKQLGVEIDLSLPASMLTPAEGTMVEILRALLVRAALIILDEPTAALSENEVGKLFEIIRQLREQGTSFLYVSHRLEEVFALCDRVTILRNGRLVKTLSTSCTSKPELVAMMAGEGAASVFPPPPVPQKQEVLLSLRQLSTEDGKVKEVTLELYRGEIFGLFGLVGAGRTELLEALYGLRKLAQGEVYFQGNRLAVHSPYEAMRAGFALVPEDRIRRGVIPSLSVRENITLPVIKRFRFLPWLPVPERRKEKDFVSRMIHRLQIKAAGTEQMVATLSGGNQQKVVLAKWIARGAQVFLCDEPTQGVDVGARREIYELLYQLAQEGAGVLLVSSDLEEVLTISHRVGVMVGGHLIKVLSCQEASSRDILSLCYGTENGKGESGAQ from the coding sequence ATGAGTGTATTGCTGGAGCTACACGAGGTTACCAAGGTTTTTCCAGGTGTCGTGGCACTTGATGCAGTTAGTCTGGAAGTAAGAGCAGGGGAAATACATGCACTGATAGGGGAAAACGGTGCCGGAAAAAGTACTCTGGTAAAGATTGTAAGTGGTGTACATCCTCCAGATAAGGGTTTCCTTCGCTGGAGAGGTGAGAAAGTAGTTTTTTCTCATCCTTCTCAGGCTCAAAAGCAAGGCATTTTTGCCATCCACCAGCAGCGCCAGCTGGTGCCCTTTTTTTCTGGCTATGAAAATCTGTTTGTAGGTCGTGTTTATCCCCGAAAAAAAGGTGTAGTAAGCTGGAGGGAAGTTAAAAGTACTGCAGAAAGTCTCAAGAAGCAACTGGGCGTGGAAATCGATCTTTCTCTTCCAGCTTCAATGCTCACCCCAGCAGAAGGAACGATGGTCGAGATATTGCGTGCATTGCTGGTGCGCGCAGCGTTGATTATTCTCGATGAACCAACTGCTGCGCTCTCGGAAAACGAAGTGGGCAAGCTCTTTGAGATTATCAGACAATTGAGAGAACAGGGTACATCTTTCCTGTATGTTTCGCACCGCCTGGAAGAAGTTTTTGCTCTCTGTGATCGAGTCACTATATTGCGCAATGGCCGTTTGGTGAAAACCTTAAGCACTTCTTGTACCAGTAAGCCCGAACTGGTAGCTATGATGGCTGGAGAAGGAGCTGCAAGCGTTTTCCCTCCTCCTCCTGTTCCACAAAAACAGGAAGTTCTCCTCTCCCTTCGTCAGCTTTCTACCGAGGACGGGAAAGTTAAGGAAGTTACTCTGGAGCTTTATCGGGGAGAGATTTTTGGACTGTTTGGACTGGTTGGTGCAGGGAGAACTGAGCTTCTTGAGGCCTTGTATGGATTGAGAAAGCTCGCCCAGGGCGAGGTGTACTTTCAAGGAAATAGATTGGCTGTTCATAGTCCTTATGAAGCTATGCGTGCTGGTTTTGCTCTGGTTCCTGAGGACCGTATTCGCAGGGGGGTTATACCTTCTCTTTCGGTACGGGAAAATATAACCTTACCCGTTATTAAGCGCTTTCGTTTTTTGCCTTGGCTTCCTGTTCCTGAACGGAGAAAAGAGAAAGATTTCGTGAGTCGGATGATTCATCGTTTGCAAATTAAGGCAGCAGGAACGGAACAGATGGTAGCCACTTTAAGTGGTGGTAATCAGCAAAAAGTGGTTCTTGCTAAATGGATTGCTCGTGGAGCACAGGTGTTTCTGTGTGATGAGCCGACACAGGGTGTTGATGTTGGTGCGCGACGGGAAATATACGAACTTCTCTATCAGCTGGCTCAAGAAGGAGCAGGAGTTTTACTTGTTTCTTCAGACCTTGAAGAGGTGCTCACAATTAGCCATCGAGTGGGGGTCATGGTTGGAGGACATTTAATCAAAGTATTGTCTTGCCAGGAAGCGTCGTCTCGAGATATTCTTTCTCTTTGTTATGGTACAGAGAACGGAAAGGGTGAGAGTGGTGCGCAGTAA
- a CDS encoding sugar ABC transporter substrate-binding protein: MRRKVLFIGVFAVVFLMMVPAFAQEVVKYWMWLDDPTDRTVWEMVEEFNTANPEIKVEIENIPLKDYHDKLVTALSAGAGPDVARFKDWWLGEFHEAGLLEPLSEYIANWPGKNDVIPNLWNTGKIPGEEEIYMMPHQFITFYLYYRKDWFQEAGLKPPVTFDDFLKAAQTLTDPEANRYGFGLRGGSGGQDQWLAFMVAGGARVVDETGNIVINSEKAVAVNQWYIDLYRKYKVAPPSAPTDDYARITGAFKAGITAMIAHHVGSSVIMTEALGDKVGVTHIPVADPANPATMATMSGNVIFATSKVKDAAFKFLSWITETEQMDRWSRSRNGQLPVLKSVAVMDYYNQNEFFRISLEAADFAITWPPLPGVGYVAASVWQVNMQRALLGEISSKEMLDAVAEALKER, encoded by the coding sequence ATGCGGAGGAAGGTTCTATTTATTGGGGTATTTGCAGTGGTTTTTCTGATGATGGTTCCGGCCTTTGCTCAGGAAGTGGTGAAATATTGGATGTGGCTTGATGACCCCACAGATCGTACTGTGTGGGAAATGGTGGAAGAGTTTAATACTGCCAATCCAGAAATCAAAGTGGAAATCGAAAACATTCCCCTTAAGGATTATCACGATAAGCTGGTTACTGCTTTAAGCGCTGGAGCAGGACCTGATGTGGCACGATTTAAGGATTGGTGGTTGGGGGAATTCCACGAAGCAGGACTGCTGGAGCCTCTTTCTGAGTATATTGCGAATTGGCCTGGTAAAAACGATGTAATTCCCAACCTCTGGAATACGGGCAAAATACCTGGAGAAGAAGAGATCTACATGATGCCCCATCAGTTTATCACTTTCTACCTTTACTATCGTAAAGATTGGTTTCAGGAAGCAGGGCTGAAACCCCCAGTTACCTTTGATGACTTTTTAAAGGCAGCTCAGACCCTGACCGACCCCGAGGCTAATCGATATGGTTTTGGACTGCGTGGAGGTAGCGGAGGTCAGGACCAGTGGTTAGCTTTTATGGTTGCAGGAGGTGCGCGGGTAGTTGATGAAACGGGAAATATTGTCATTAATTCTGAAAAGGCCGTTGCAGTTAATCAGTGGTATATTGACCTCTACCGCAAGTACAAAGTGGCTCCACCCAGTGCTCCTACCGATGATTATGCCCGAATTACTGGGGCATTTAAGGCTGGTATTACGGCCATGATTGCTCACCATGTGGGTTCTTCGGTAATCATGACTGAGGCCTTGGGAGACAAAGTAGGAGTAACGCACATTCCGGTTGCGGATCCCGCTAACCCAGCTACTATGGCTACCATGAGTGGCAACGTTATTTTTGCCACTTCAAAAGTAAAGGATGCAGCATTTAAGTTTCTTTCCTGGATTACTGAGACTGAACAGATGGACCGCTGGAGTCGTTCCCGAAACGGGCAGTTACCGGTTTTAAAATCTGTAGCCGTGATGGACTATTATAACCAGAATGAATTTTTCAGGATTTCTCTCGAAGCAGCCGACTTTGCTATCACTTGGCCACCACTACCTGGAGTTGGTTATGTTGCAGCCAGTGTGTGGCAAGTGAATATGCAACGAGCATTACTTGGAGAAATTTCCAGTAAAGAAATGCTGGACGCCGTTGCAGAGGCCCTGAAGGAGCGCTAA
- a CDS encoding sugar ABC transporter substrate-binding protein, whose amino-acid sequence MVKNVGKVLWLVFLCVLVGTLISAAWAQEKTIAMLTPYLASVTTNQMIKAFEEEAKKKGWNVITIDTKGDFAALASRMEDMIARKVDAIVLGMADPVQLKDQIKKANEANIPVLGGDAGWIPGVACNVTSNNYVMSAMMTTYLFNAIGLEGNIVVFTHRPHHGVRKRTRILEAILEENPNIKVITEHHVQVPGPIEDARKAMESILIANPQPGSIKAVWAAWDEPAIGATQAIIAAGREKEIVVAGIDGTSQAIELIKKGSPLIATVSQDFVAMAKILVEQLERIFAGQAPTSIEIYAPSELITRESLE is encoded by the coding sequence ATGGTAAAAAACGTGGGAAAGGTTCTTTGGTTAGTTTTTCTTTGTGTGCTGGTGGGAACTCTCATTTCTGCGGCCTGGGCACAGGAGAAGACCATCGCTATGCTCACTCCTTATCTTGCTTCAGTAACCACCAATCAGATGATAAAAGCCTTTGAAGAAGAAGCCAAAAAGAAAGGATGGAATGTGATAACCATCGACACCAAGGGCGACTTTGCTGCTCTGGCAAGCCGCATGGAAGACATGATTGCTCGCAAGGTGGATGCAATTGTTCTGGGTATGGCAGACCCGGTCCAGCTGAAAGATCAAATTAAAAAGGCCAACGAAGCCAATATTCCGGTTTTGGGTGGTGATGCGGGCTGGATTCCGGGAGTAGCCTGCAATGTGACTTCCAACAATTATGTTATGTCGGCAATGATGACCACCTATCTTTTTAACGCCATCGGTCTTGAGGGGAATATTGTCGTTTTTACTCATCGCCCTCACCATGGAGTACGCAAGAGAACCAGAATTCTAGAAGCCATTCTTGAGGAGAATCCCAATATAAAGGTGATTACTGAGCATCACGTACAGGTTCCAGGACCTATTGAGGATGCTCGTAAGGCCATGGAAAGCATTCTCATTGCTAATCCCCAACCAGGTTCAATTAAAGCGGTGTGGGCTGCCTGGGATGAGCCTGCTATTGGTGCTACCCAGGCTATTATTGCTGCCGGACGGGAAAAAGAAATAGTGGTAGCTGGTATTGATGGGACCAGCCAGGCCATAGAACTCATTAAGAAAGGTTCACCACTTATTGCTACTGTCTCACAGGATTTCGTTGCCATGGCGAAAATCCTGGTAGAGCAACTGGAGCGGATTTTTGCTGGGCAAGCACCGACTTCGATTGAGATTTACGCACCGTCAGAGCTCATTACCAGAGAATCTCTGGAATAG
- a CDS encoding PAS domain S-box protein — protein MGGILGVTFAFLLHCLSKKEGLSLLERNFLLDFLIDNTPDRLYVKDLAGRFLWGNKALLEYFGVKDLKDVVGKTDADFFAPPHSRKTFCDERRIVETGKGLYNIEEQEFWPDGKTTWVSTTKIPLKDWQGRIIGVAGISRDITSLKQREAELKEKERFLESIFEGVQDGLSVLDRDLRILRTNAFMKKLLAFERPLEGEKCFRVYQGRNSPCDDCPALQTFRDGKPHRVLRSHGVEGQKRWVEVITYPWWNAQGEMVGVIEYVREVTERVDLETSLRESEQQFKNLAEVVPVGVLIYQQGRYVYANSQATLITGYAKEELLGMRADYPVHPQFKKEVLERIKERERGRGEREWYEIKIIRKDGVERWVLVSSLTFEYQKRPAGLVSLVDITEIKEREEHLLRLNTLLRLLQEINQRFARGGERKEIFAFVSTLFGEISPYEGGWIFLVDEKEPFFFSWGCIDEESVKRSLFSEELRKKFSQLYSIETLVGAAGRDCLGFPIIFEEKVYGLLVIVPGEAKLSQEEKVLLREIAADLGFAVRNFELLEEERVIRKALEESERRFRNLAEALPFSVLVILRGKVVYFNSQLIKLMGREREELEGMPVEGLFGRDFVEKLKRIEPNSGSPNFEFAFYAPRGGIRWFLVRVNPFPFLGEEALLCSLLDITERKRSEEKIRFLSFHDPLTGLYNRAFFEQEVRRVDVSENLPLSVIMGDLNGLKLTNDAFGHEQGDKLLILSARLIKEVCPKESVVARFGGDEFVVLLPRCNREQARTILENIRKRFEEESRKNELPLSISLGFATKSTPSQSVEECLRIAENWMYQRKLTESSSFRSRALQILEATLRETTLETEEHSQRLARWALVLGERFGLSEHELDILSLLARFHDIGKIAIPRHILQKAGPLTPAEWAVVTKHPETGFRITQAIPELAPIATLILAHHEWWNGEGYPRGLRGEEIPLLVRIVAVCDAFDVMINGRPYKKPLSVEEALLELKRCAGTQFDPKVVELFVELAKKDPAFIQEILEQ, from the coding sequence ATGGGTGGGATATTGGGAGTAACCTTTGCCTTTCTCCTGCACTGCCTTTCCAAAAAGGAAGGTTTGTCTTTGCTGGAGAGGAACTTCCTGCTTGATTTTCTGATTGACAACACACCTGACCGTCTCTACGTTAAGGACCTTGCAGGCCGCTTCCTGTGGGGTAACAAGGCGTTATTGGAATATTTTGGGGTGAAAGACCTAAAAGATGTTGTGGGTAAAACAGACGCTGATTTTTTTGCTCCGCCCCACTCCAGGAAGACATTCTGTGATGAGCGACGCATCGTTGAGACTGGAAAAGGGCTTTATAACATAGAAGAACAGGAATTCTGGCCTGACGGAAAAACCACCTGGGTTTCTACCACTAAAATACCACTCAAAGACTGGCAGGGAAGAATTATTGGGGTGGCGGGGATTTCCCGGGATATAACCAGCCTCAAACAGCGAGAAGCAGAACTGAAAGAGAAAGAGCGCTTTCTGGAAAGCATTTTTGAGGGGGTACAGGATGGTTTATCGGTCCTGGATAGGGATTTACGGATTTTGAGAACCAACGCATTTATGAAAAAGCTCCTCGCTTTTGAAAGACCTCTGGAAGGGGAGAAGTGCTTCAGGGTGTATCAGGGAAGGAACAGCCCCTGTGATGATTGTCCGGCACTCCAGACTTTTCGGGATGGGAAACCGCACAGGGTTTTGCGTTCGCATGGGGTAGAGGGGCAAAAACGCTGGGTCGAGGTTATCACTTACCCCTGGTGGAATGCTCAAGGTGAAATGGTGGGTGTCATAGAATATGTGCGAGAGGTTACCGAAAGAGTTGATCTGGAAACCAGCTTGCGAGAAAGCGAGCAGCAATTTAAAAACCTGGCCGAAGTGGTTCCGGTGGGTGTCCTTATTTATCAGCAAGGACGCTACGTGTATGCCAACTCTCAAGCTACTTTGATAACCGGTTATGCTAAGGAAGAGCTTTTGGGTATGAGGGCTGACTACCCTGTGCATCCGCAGTTTAAAAAGGAAGTACTCGAGAGGATAAAGGAGCGGGAGCGAGGTAGGGGAGAGCGCGAGTGGTACGAAATAAAAATAATTCGGAAAGATGGAGTGGAACGCTGGGTGCTGGTTTCCAGCCTGACCTTTGAATACCAGAAGCGTCCAGCCGGTTTGGTTTCATTGGTGGATATCACTGAAATCAAGGAGAGAGAAGAGCACCTGTTGCGACTTAATACTTTGCTGCGCTTGTTACAAGAAATCAACCAGCGTTTTGCCCGTGGGGGCGAGAGAAAAGAGATCTTTGCCTTTGTGAGCACGCTTTTTGGAGAAATAAGCCCCTATGAGGGTGGATGGATATTTCTGGTTGATGAGAAAGAACCTTTCTTTTTTTCCTGGGGTTGCATTGATGAAGAGAGCGTAAAGAGGTCTTTATTTTCCGAGGAGCTTAGAAAGAAGTTTTCTCAGTTGTACTCTATTGAAACCCTGGTGGGTGCAGCGGGCAGGGATTGCCTTGGGTTCCCGATTATTTTTGAAGAAAAAGTTTATGGATTGCTGGTTATTGTACCTGGTGAAGCAAAGCTTTCTCAGGAAGAAAAAGTGCTTTTGCGAGAAATTGCCGCGGATTTAGGCTTTGCAGTGCGTAATTTTGAGCTTCTTGAAGAAGAAAGGGTAATACGCAAGGCACTTGAGGAGAGCGAGCGACGCTTTCGAAATTTAGCTGAAGCCTTACCCTTTTCTGTTCTGGTTATATTGAGGGGAAAAGTGGTTTATTTTAATTCTCAACTTATTAAGCTCATGGGACGTGAGAGGGAAGAATTAGAAGGTATGCCCGTTGAAGGTTTGTTTGGTCGCGATTTTGTGGAGAAGCTTAAAAGAATAGAGCCTAATTCTGGGTCACCAAACTTTGAATTTGCTTTCTATGCTCCTCGAGGTGGAATCAGGTGGTTCCTGGTCAGGGTAAATCCTTTTCCTTTTCTTGGTGAAGAAGCTCTCCTGTGCAGCCTCCTCGATATTACGGAGCGCAAAAGAAGCGAAGAAAAAATTCGTTTTTTGAGTTTTCACGATCCACTTACTGGTCTTTACAACCGAGCTTTCTTCGAACAGGAAGTGCGCCGTGTGGATGTTTCGGAGAATCTCCCTCTGAGCGTTATCATGGGAGACCTTAACGGACTAAAGCTTACCAATGACGCCTTTGGGCACGAGCAAGGAGACAAACTTCTCATTTTGAGTGCTCGCTTGATCAAAGAAGTATGTCCAAAAGAAAGTGTAGTGGCTCGTTTTGGAGGTGACGAATTTGTGGTTCTTTTGCCTCGTTGTAATCGGGAGCAGGCAAGGACCATTCTTGAAAATATCCGAAAACGCTTTGAGGAGGAAAGCCGAAAGAACGAACTACCCCTGAGTATTTCGCTGGGTTTTGCTACTAAGAGTACCCCTTCTCAGTCTGTTGAGGAGTGTTTGCGCATTGCTGAGAACTGGATGTATCAGCGAAAGCTCACAGAGAGTTCAAGTTTCCGCAGTCGTGCTTTGCAAATTCTGGAAGCTACTCTTCGCGAAACCACCTTAGAGACCGAGGAGCATTCCCAGCGTCTTGCCAGGTGGGCTCTGGTGCTGGGCGAAAGGTTCGGTCTCTCCGAGCACGAGCTCGATATTCTTTCCTTGCTTGCTCGCTTTCATGATATAGGTAAAATTGCCATACCTCGCCACATATTGCAAAAAGCAGGGCCGCTTACTCCCGCGGAGTGGGCGGTAGTTACCAAGCATCCTGAAACAGGCTTTCGTATTACTCAGGCTATTCCTGAGCTTGCTCCCATTGCCACTTTAATCCTTGCTCATCACGAATGGTGGAACGGAGAGGGTTATCCCCGAGGGCTCAGGGGTGAAGAAATACCGCTCCTTGTGCGGATTGTTGCTGTTTGCGATGCTTTTGATGTAATGATTAATGGACGTCCTTACAAAAAGCCTCTTTCAGTTGAAGAGGCACTTTTAGAACTCAAGCGCTGTGCGGGAACACAATTTGATCCTAAAGTTGTAGAACTTTTTGTAGAGCTGGCTAAAAAAGATCCTGCCTTCATACAGGAAATATTGGAACAATAA
- a CDS encoding ABC transporter permease — MVQRTERVRVVRSKSMFLSSYGTIIALFIVFVAFSLLSPGVFPTLRNLLNITRQISLLAIIATGATIIMTVGEFDLSIGAMASFGGVLATGLVVSGMAIPLAILLTLFFAFLFGLGNGYLVTRFGVFSFIATLSSGTMLSGLTFWYTGGATIFGGIPEPFLWLGQGMLGPLPVPTLLMFLVVALFWFLLSYTEFGRRLYAIGGNPVAAELSGVRVARDKTFAFGYTALLAASAGVILASRLGSAHPTAGGSLFLPSYAAVFLGMTTVRGGFPNAWGTFLGSLMIGIIANGLTILNVPFYLQDIVTGAIVIMAVVFQSLGKIAL, encoded by the coding sequence ATGGTACAGAGAACGGAAAGGGTGAGAGTGGTGCGCAGTAAATCCATGTTTCTGTCTTCTTACGGAACGATTATTGCACTTTTTATTGTATTTGTTGCCTTTTCTCTTTTGAGTCCAGGTGTTTTTCCTACCCTGCGCAATCTGCTCAACATTACCCGCCAGATTTCGCTGCTTGCCATTATCGCTACCGGGGCTACCATCATTATGACGGTGGGTGAATTCGACCTTTCCATTGGTGCTATGGCCAGCTTTGGCGGGGTTTTAGCAACTGGCCTGGTGGTAAGCGGAATGGCTATTCCTCTGGCCATTTTATTGACGTTGTTTTTTGCTTTTCTTTTCGGCTTGGGCAATGGATATCTGGTAACCCGTTTTGGAGTTTTTTCCTTTATTGCCACTCTTTCCAGTGGAACTATGCTGAGTGGCCTTACCTTCTGGTACACTGGTGGAGCCACCATTTTTGGGGGTATTCCGGAACCCTTTCTGTGGTTGGGCCAGGGAATGCTGGGTCCTTTACCTGTTCCTACCTTGCTTATGTTTTTAGTGGTAGCGCTTTTTTGGTTCCTGTTGAGTTATACTGAGTTTGGACGCCGGTTGTATGCTATCGGTGGTAACCCGGTAGCAGCAGAACTTTCCGGAGTTCGGGTAGCGCGGGATAAAACTTTTGCTTTTGGGTACACGGCGCTTCTTGCTGCTTCAGCCGGCGTAATTCTTGCTTCTCGCCTGGGTTCGGCTCATCCTACTGCAGGTGGAAGTTTATTTTTGCCTTCTTATGCGGCAGTCTTCCTTGGAATGACCACGGTTCGTGGTGGTTTCCCGAATGCTTGGGGCACATTTTTGGGAAGCCTGATGATTGGCATCATCGCTAACGGTTTAACCATTCTTAATGTTCCTTTCTATCTTCAGGACATCGTTACTGGTGCCATCGTTATTATGGCAGTTGTATTTCAGAGCCTGGGTAAAATCGCTTTGTGA